The Zygotorulaspora mrakii chromosome 3, complete sequence genome includes a region encoding these proteins:
- the MRP2 gene encoding mitochondrial 37S ribosomal protein uS14m (similar to Saccharomyces cerevisiae MRP2 (YPR166C); ancestral locus Anc_7.522) has product MGNFRFPIKTKLPPGFLNSRVIRDNFKRQQFAENEVMTRALKFIARNITLPPRARLEAQLKLTAMPNYTRATQIKNRCVETGHSRFILGDFRLCRTQFREKARSGELPGVKKGIW; this is encoded by the coding sequence ATGGGAAACTTTAGATTTCCAATTAAAACCAAGTTACCCCCGggttttttgaattctaGGGTCATTAGAGATAATTTCAAGAGACAACAATTTGCAGAAAATGAAGTAATGACGAGAGCGCTAAAGTTCATAGCAAGAAACATCACATTACCGCCACGAGCACGTTTAGAGGCACAATTAAAGCTCACGGCCATGCCAAACTATACCAGAGCGACCCAGATCAAGAACAGATGCGTGGAGACAGGACATTCAAGATTTATTCTGGGAGATTTCAGACTTTGCAGAACGCAATTCAGAGAAAAGGCAAGAAGCGGT
- the MET16 gene encoding phosphoadenylyl-sulfate reductase (thioredoxin) (similar to Saccharomyces cerevisiae MET16 (YPR167C); ancestral locus Anc_7.523), whose translation MTKFGKVYELNNGITVTEEQLAHWNVFLSKLSSPQEILRWAVTTFPHLYQTTAFGLTGLATIDMISKLSGELNETKMIPLIFIDTLHHFPQTLELLSSVEDKYYKPHGQSVSVFKPEGCSSEREFSDKNGDFLWEKDEEKYDFLVKVEPAHRAYVTLRCTAVLTGRRKSQGAARSNLSFVEVDDLNHIIKINPLANWDFNQVKSYIDEYDVPYNELLNHGYRSVGDYHSTQPVKEGEDERSGRWKGKAKTECGIHESSKFAEYLKNTASTPK comes from the coding sequence ATGACGAAATTTGGTAAGGTGTATGAGTTAAATAACGGAATCACCGTTACAGAAGAGCAGTTGGCTCACTGGAACGTCTTTCTCTCTAAGTTATCAAGCCcccaagaaattttgagatgGGCGGTCACAACTTTCCCCCATCTATACCAAACCACTGCATTTGGTCTTACAGGACTCGCAACAATCGATATGATCTCGAAATTGTCAGGTGAACTGAACGAAACCAAGATGATTCCGCTAATTTTTATAGATACACTGCATCACTTTCCTCAAACTTTAGAACTGCTGTCAAGTGTCGAGGACAAATACTACAAGCCACATGGCCAGTCTGTGTCTGTTTTCAAGCCTGAAGGTTGTTCCTCCGAGAGGGAGTTTTCCGACAAGAATGGTGACTTCCTCTGGGAGAAAGACGAGGAAAAGTACGATTTCCTCGTGAAAGTGGAGCCTGCACACAGGGCATATGTTACCCTTCGATGCACTGCCGTGCTCACTGGACGCAGAAAATCTCAGGGTGCCGCACGTTCCAATCTAAGTTTTGTTGAGGTTGACGATCTGAACcatatcatcaaaataaaCCCATTGGCTAACTGGGACTTCAATCAGGTCAAAAGTTACATTGACGAGTACGACGTTCCGTACAATGAACTTCTCAATCATGGTTATAGGTCGGTGGGAGACTACCACTCAACGCAACCTGTGAAGGAAGGTGAAGATGAGAGATCTGGCAGGTGGAAAGGAAAGGCAAAGACTGAATGCGGCATCCACGAATCGAGCAAGTTTGCCGAATATCTCAAAAATACTGCGTCCACTCCAAAGTGA
- the NUT2 gene encoding mediator complex subunit NUT2 (similar to Saccharomyces cerevisiae NUT2 (YPR168W); ancestral locus Anc_7.524): protein MDLEGIQQELASADQQVAAIIESFIELGVSVYDFPGTSEATQGMITNLKRNVDRLSKLNQKSNDPESQLNNVNVPIEVVQYIEDGRNPDIYTREFVEAIRRSNQYQRAKMQGLKQLRDSLAEKIAEEFPDLEPSVQNIVKRTSSQ from the coding sequence ATGGATTTGGAGGGTATTCAGCAAGAATTGGCAAGTGCTGATCAGCAGGTGGCTGCCATAATCGAGTCATTTATTGAACTGGGCGTGTCTGTTTATGATTTCCCCGGAACGAGTGAGGCCACCCAGGGCATGATcacaaatttgaaaagaaatgttGACAGACTATCGAAACTGAACCAGAAGAGCAACGATCCGGAGTCACAGCTGAACAATGTCAATGTGCCTATCGAGGTCGTGCAATACATCGAAGACGGCCGAAATCCGGATATCTATACCAGAGAGTTTGTGGAGGCGATTCGGCGCTCCAATCAGTATCAGAGGGCAAAGATGCAGGGTTTGAAGCAGCTGCGGGACTCGCTAGCGGAAAAGATTGCAGAAGAGTTCCCAGATCTTGAACCAAGTGTTCAAAATATCGTCAAGAGGACATCCTCACAGTAG
- the JIP5 gene encoding Jip5p (similar to Saccharomyces cerevisiae JIP5 (YPR169W); ancestral locus Anc_7.525) gives MAKKFSKKSKKIRAVEELMSQSLPILEVKYVDPLFQMRLHPTKPLFYSGLGNGYIYCHSYKPEELQRIVDVNKRKYEQSDYKGDVKVWTCQEVGGSNSNDKEDAPVKVVWKTKRHKGSVRSLCLDNDGSFIYSIGTDNVLKKAVADTGSVVKKISLKDQTSSFFTKMIKSPTHPCLILGDENGNVIVMNSETLRVTNKVVKIHNSDAINEIFQFSKRSVHKYISLGQTTLAYWDCRESNESDFDIKDDDEDTKRKVLLSDDQEDELLCGTFVDPEVADTVVCGMGEGILTVWKPKKNDLEDQVNRIKICKEESIDCIVPTLQDDNCVWCGCSNGKIYKVNVKSGRIVEIRKHSSLDEVAFLDLDFEYRIVSGGMDKLLLWEAQDEEAHDSDFKDSDSSVSKDSDGDQSEDYNDESDVWEGFEDIKSDVIVDSDIDSDVDSDAASDSDTEKSIGLSREEILAELSKDLSGEDEPNVETPTKRAHVETNKDSNKRKDKKRKLPVKKAINNSHGITKFDDL, from the coding sequence ATGGCAAAAAAGTTCAGtaaaaaatccaagaaaatTAGGGCCGTAGAGGAGCTAATGAGCCAGAGTTTGCCAATTCTGGAGGTAAAGTATGTTGACCCGTTGTTTCAAATGAGATTACACCCAACCAAACCCCTCTTCTACAGTGGGTTGGGTAATGGGTATATTTACTGTCATTCGTACAAGCCGGAGGAATTGCAGAGAATTGTGGACGTCAACAAACGTAAGTACGAACAGTCGGACTACAAGGGTGATGTGAAAGTTTGGACATGTCAAGAAGTCGGCGGTAGCAACAGTAATGACAAAGAGGACGCGCCTGTCAAGGTTGTATGGAAAACTAAAAGGCACAAGGGAAGCGTAAGAAGTCTGTGTTTGGATAATGACGGGTCATTTATCTACTCAATTGGTACGGATAATGTTCTCAAGAAGGCTGTCGCAGATACTGGGAGTGtagtgaagaaaatatcGTTGAAGGACCAAACATCAAGCTTTTTTACCAAAATGATCAAATCGCCGACTCATCCGTGCCTCATCTTGGGTGACGAAAACGGAAATGTGATCGTGATGAATAGCGAAACGTTAAGGGTCACGAATAAGGTTGTCAAAATTCATAATTCTGATGCgatcaatgaaattttccaattttcGAAACGTTCAGTACACAAGTATATCTCATTAGGTCAAACAACTTTAGCATATTGGGATTGTAGAGAATCAAATGAAAGTGATTTCGATATtaaagatgatgacgaagacacgaaaagaaaagttttGTTAAGTGACGATCAGGAAGACGAATTACTCTGCGGTACATTCGTTGATCCCGAAGTTGCTGATACCGTTGTTTGTGGCATGGGAGAAGGTATATTGACGGTATGGAAACCAAAGAAGAACGATTTGGAAGATCAGGTCAACAGAATTAAGATatgcaaagaagaaagtaTTGACTGCATAGTGCCGACCTTGCAAGATGATAATTGTGTATGGTGTGGTTGTTCCAATGGCAAGATCTACAAAGTTAATGTGAAAAGTGGTCGTATAGTAGAAATCAGAAAGCACAGCAGCCTTGATGAAGTTGCGTTTTTAGATTTGGATTTCGAATACAGAATTGTATCCGGCGGCATGGATAAGCTCCTTCTTTGGGAGGCGCAGGATGAAGAAGCGCATGATTCGGATTTCAAGGACAGTGATTCCAGCGTAAGCAAAGATAGCGATGGCGATCAATCTGAAGACTACAACGACGAATCCGATGTCTGGGAAGGCTTTGAGGATATTAAGAGTGATGTCATTGTTGATAGTGATATTGATAGTGATGTTGATAGTGACGCAGCGTCTGATTCTGATACTGAAAAATCCATCGGGCTCTCAAGAGAAGAGATTTTGGCTGAATTGAGTAAAGATCTTTCCGGTGAAGACGAACCAAATGTCGAGACGCCGACGAAGAGAGCTCATGTGGAGACCAATAAAGATTCAAACAAACGCAAAgataaaaagagaaaattgCCCGTCAAAAAGGCGATAAATAATTCACACGGAATTACAAAGTTTGATGACCTCTAG
- a CDS encoding uncharacterized protein (similar to Saccharomyces cerevisiae YPR170W-B; ancestral locus Anc_7.526): MKPVVSSGKAWFCTILSAFGVVILSVIAHLFNVNHESLVGSINDPEDGPAVAHTVFLAALVYLAFFVFCGFNVYLSTKKQHIELR; encoded by the exons ATGAAACCAGTTGTATCC TCTGGAAAAGCCTGGTTTTGCACAATTCTATCCGCTTTTGGTGTCGTCATACTATCTGTAATTGCTCATTTGTTCAACGTTAACCATGAATCCCTTGTGGGCTCCATAAATGATCCAGAAGATGGTCCTGC AGTTGCCCATACCGTGTTCTTGGCAGCACTCGTATACCTTGCcttctttgtcttttgcGGTTTTAACGTCTATTTGTCGACAAAGAAGCAGCATATCGAGTTGCGGTAG
- the BSP1 gene encoding Bsp1p (similar to Saccharomyces cerevisiae BSP1 (YPR171W); ancestral locus Anc_7.527) — protein MYARRLRDRETEDFLKRVEDFNSKQYDDAPESPQLSKTRYLSSSNISEEGIDNANDLLFTSDSASPFKRKQYQGSETDTLTSDDELAYKSAYNYEKTFSPTKAHYSKRDLDIELSFRSSGIKESGTRKTYAVSEEDYMLLQRLKLDASTLKDTPKESHAKVPSRGRPREELRDKQLYSRTSVREVDRLHGKKTSKFSEEEGEKPPSLPARRSKDTISIDEGSAPSLPRRKSNKVSTLDVPVERSVEPELSNRNYRNEDSNGKQNLTTVKPKRSVPPPVPRKRQISIDKSIISANLMTDAELSNDYLTSVSKNRLTDYKTLQPVPPPSARKEPQTPKKVSISHLDYLDSVQKKSPSPPRLAPISLKSSLTSPMTEKEISNSDKYLNSALKTKESDPKVSNVKPRPSLPAKPSSLKEKNVFNLSNTAKETSANGKPDFVAIKLRSPEKPKPQVPPKKNLLVTHKLKTASHDRLKAPIEDKFEMRKPEILVKLNKVDFKKNETTSDVPEALEKLRKLSKTQNAPAVPTRKISMPEALIKAETLRKQQVSDTKKASEPKPCFQDELSAAFKKANALSSVTSPTSKSVLNSSLKDAKRITQTPLTAPSKNERASEDSLLHPNKTRAKGPRRKLPRRIV, from the coding sequence ATGTACGCTAGAAGATTACGCGATCGTGAGACTGAAGATTTTCTAAAAAGAGTTGAGGACTTCAATTCCAAACAATACGACGATGCGCCTGAGAGCCCGCAATTGAGTAAAACACGTTATCTATCGAGCTCAAATATCTCTGAGGAAGGTATTGATAATGCTAACGATTTGCTGTTCACTAGTGATTCAGCAAGCCCGTTCAAACGTAAGCAATATCAGGGAAGCGAAACAGACACTTTGACATCTGACGATGAACTTGCCTATAAGTCAGCATACAATTATGAAAAGACGTTTTCCCCAACCAAAGCACATTATTCCAAACGGGATTTAGACATTGAGCTTTCTTTTAGATCTTCTGGCATCAAAGAATCAGGAACCAGGAAGACGTACGCTGTGTCGGAGGAGGACTACATGCTATTGcaaagattgaaattgGACGCTAGCACTCTCAAGGATACTCCCAAGGAGAGCCACGCGAAAGTTCCAAGTAGAGGTAGACCAAGGGAGGAGCTGAGGGATAAACAACTCTACTCCAGGACGTCTGTGAGAGAAGTTGATAGATTGCAtgggaaaaaaacaagCAAATTcagtgaagaagaaggcGAGAAACCTCCTTCATTACCTGCCAGAAGAAGCAAAGATACGATTTCGATCGATGAAGGGTCTGCGCCTAGTCTgccaagaagaaaaagcaatAAAGTGAGCACACTAGATGTTCCAGTAGAACGCTCCGTGGAACCAGAGCTATCAAACAGGAATTACAGGAACGAAGATTCAAATGGCAAACAAAACTTAACCACCGTTAAGCCAAAGAGGTCTGTTCCGCCCCCGGTACCTCGTAAGCGTCAGATATCGATTGATAAATCGATTATATCGGCCAACTTGATGACCGATGCAGAGCTGTCAAACGATTATCTGACGTCAGTAAGTAAAAACAGATTGACAGATTACAAGACGCTTCAGCCGGTGCCCCCACCTAGTGCTAGAAAAGAACCACAGACACCAAAGAAGGTGAGTATTTCACATTTAGATTATTTGGACTCTGTGCAGAAAAAAAGTCCATCGCCGCCCCGTTTGGCGCCAATTTCATTGAAGAGCTCTTTGACTTCGCCAATGACCGAGAAAGAGATTTCTAATTCGGATAAATATTTAAATTCAGCGCTTAAGACAAAGGAAAGTGATCCTAAAGTCTCAAATGTAAAACCAAGACCATCGCTGCCTGCAAAACCATCGAGtctcaaagaaaaaaacgtTTTCAACTTGTCCAATACTGCCAAAGAAACTTCTGCAAACGGAAAACCAGACTTTGTTGCCATCAAACTACGAAGTCCCGAGAAACCAAAACCTCAAGTGCCCCCCAAGAAAAATCTGCTTGTTACCCATAAGCTCAAAACGGCCAGCCACGACAGACTCAAGGCACCGATAGAAGATAAGTTTGAAATGCGAAAACCTGAAATTTTGGTCAAGCTCAACAAGGtggatttcaaaaagaatgagacAACTTCGGATGTTCCCGAAGCCTTAGAAAAACTGAGAAAACTGAGCAAAACTCAAAATGCTCCAGCTGTACCCACTCGTAAGATCTCGATGCCGGAAGCCCTAATAAAAGCTGAGACATTAAGAAAACAGCAAGTATCTGATACAAAGAAGGCGAGCGAGCCCAAACCTTGTTTTCAAGACGAGCTCAGCGCtgcattcaaaaaagcaaatGCGTTATCCTCGGTTACATCTCCAACCTCAAAATCAGTCTTGAACTCGTCATTAAAGGATGCCAAGAGAATAACACAAACTCCTTTAACAGCGCCATCCAAGAATGAACGAGCATCCGAAGATTCACTACTGCATCCCAACAAGACACGGGCCAAGGGACCAAGGAGGAAACTGCCAAGGCGAATTGTGTAA
- the PDP3 gene encoding Pdp3p (similar to Saccharomyces cerevisiae YLR455W; ancestral locus Anc_7.528), which translates to MSRSLKTGDLVLCKVGSFPPWPAVVYPQSLLRSDVYRKKKPNCIAVCFFNDPTYYWEQPNRLSRLDPHTIDEYLTRNNGHSSQSDLNEAYQRASDYTGLQDFIVERFKEEGREEDLEQAIGFAEIKSGEDPTLGKSKKDPGKRKVSGARADSESSSMSSSNKNFVSNGSLNSKKINPENLETDLSDDRVKLGKGNSKRTHKRNHASQKSIEKTNEKRTKLDRSRRVEISLLFRRRIQKNLVQRDEPPVDAEIEESHNMLNKIKQNLGNEPPFFDSEALRESKLHKLFKVIVNDSNLEQFHPVCKSALIQWKDIITELKSERLKDEQQDA; encoded by the coding sequence ATGAGCCgatcattgaaaactgGCGATTTGGTTTTATGCAAAGTTGGATCTTTTCCACCATGGCCAGCTGTCGTTTATCCACAGTCGTTGCTCCGATCTGATGTGTACCGAAAGAAGAAACCAAATTGCATTGCAGTTTGCTTTTTCAACGATCCTACCTACTACTGGGAACAACCGAACCGTTTGAGCAGACTGGATCCGCACACGATTGATGAGTATTTAACGCGAAATAATGGGCATAGTTCGCAGTCTGATTTAAATGAGGCATACCAACGCGCCAGTGACTATACGGGGCTGCAGGATTTTATTGTTGAACgattcaaagaagaaggcaGGGAAGAAGATTTAGAGCAAGCTATAGGTTTCGCAGAGATCAAGAGTGGTGAAGATCCGACTTTAGGAAAATCTAAGAAAGACCCTGGAAAACGTAAAGTATCTGGAGCTAGAGCAGATTCAGAATCATCGTCGATGAGTTCAAGTAACAAGAATTTCGTTTCCAATGGATCACTCAATAGCAAGAAGATTAACCCTGAGAATTTAGAAACAGATTTGAGTGATGACAGGGTCAAGCTTGGTAAAGGCAATAGTAAAAGAACtcacaaaagaaatcaCGCCAGCCAAAAATCTATCGAAAAAACGAAcgaaaagagaacaaaaCTCGACAGATCGCGTAGAGTCGAAATATCGCTACTCTTTAGGAGAAGGATACAAAAAAACTTAGTTCAGAGAGACGAACCACCCGTGGACGCTGAGATTGAAGAATCTCATAACATGCTGAACAAGATAAAGCAGAATTTGGGAAATGAACCACCATTCTTTGATTCAGAGGCATTGAGGGAAAGTAAATTGCAcaagcttttcaaagtgATCGTCAATGACTCGAACCTCGAACAATTTCATCCCGTGTGCAAGTCCGCTTTAATACAGTGGAAGGATATCATAACCGAACTCAAGTCTGAGAGACTAAAAGACGAGCAACAGGAC